From a region of the Helianthus annuus cultivar XRQ/B chromosome 5, HanXRQr2.0-SUNRISE, whole genome shotgun sequence genome:
- the LOC110943422 gene encoding probable serine/threonine-protein kinase kinX, with product MFGKSVEQRFEEIEVEEVRAKRQAEIDAEMKFKGKGVEGVSEIAERSIIPSSISESPIQNPRPISVVSGIFEEDVLIDDVINDEEVVDEDDDEEDDDEDKVDDADDVFSASSHSDDDDDDDDNGQGGTGVKVTEASSEQNVNDFLHDDANEEPESAEGEGEHVDDQNVDKVEKLILRLEPEVEEGEIRHTYTMAEIIELTRIDDPNFKFDFEDELNAFDINQQPEYEYKYVDEADNYDRVEVEDCTDDESVNEDTSNFPTLVEFFSQKNVDELRRKFSECLKDTNFDGTVKDAQKEERKKWFRKCNERKFKRPLKYYKRDRDVSLGDIISWGFLPQVNVYAIRREFGVQYFEYIQDIMTLPWWDVEELSKVRTLDYPVRKHDVPIWGLMKFEAFRGFKHWKPHYPKKVRRVNPETGNEETILHVKKPRVIKNIPVPKMEQDFHKGFLYWVYSCLLTEAVITYRAENEIRHIFVYDPLWLVNCSAKDIECLFVNKIGFKVEDKDQAMQFQKVVSICFQKGINADSKWTSKWREIEKEEALKAEKRRKAREEIDNMLRHTVNQRMAAEEKKRVVTPRPRTDVTRVEENEKLRKMLLRKPKQREEKFKSL from the exons ATGTTTGGAAAGTCTGTTGAGCAGAGATTTGAAGAGATTGAAGTTGAAGAGGTTAGAGCTAAACGTCAAGCTGAAATTGATGCTGAAATGAAGTTTAAAGGAAAGGGTGTTGAAGGTGTTAGTGAAATTGCTGAAAGATCAATTATTCCATCTTCTATTTCTGAATCACCTATTCAGAATCCTCGTCCAATATCTGTTGTTTCCGGTATTTTTGAAGAGGATGTATTGATTGATGATGTTATTAATGATGAGGAAGttgttgatgaggatgatgacgaagaggatgatgatgaagataaagTTGATGATGCAGATGATGTATTCTCTGCAAGTAGtcacagtgatgatgatgatgatgatgatgacaatgGTCAGGGTGGTACTGGTGTTAAAGTTACTGAAGCATCGAGTGAACAAAATGTTAATGATTTTCTTCACGATGATGCAAATGAAGAGCCTGAAAGTGCAGAAGGTGAGGGGGAGCACGTGGATGATCAAAATGTTGATAAAGTTGAAAAGTTGATCCTTCGTTTAGAGCCTGAGGTAGAGGAAGGAGAAATCAGGCATACATACACAATGGCTGAGATTATAGAGTTGACAAGGATTGATGATCCTAACTTCAAGTTTGACTTTGAAGATGAATTGAATGCGTTTGATATCAACCAACAGCCTGAATATGAGTACAAGTATGTTGATGAAGCCGATAACTATGatagggttgaggttgaggattgtacTGATGACGAAAGTGTGAATGAAGACACTTCAAACTTTCCAACTCTGGTTGAATTTTTCAGTCAAAAGAACGTCGATgagttgagaagaaaattttctGAATGTCTGAAAGACACGAACTTTGATGGTACAGTGAAAGATGCtcagaaggaagaaagaaagaaatggttTCGAAAGTGTAATGAACGAAAGTTTAAGCGGCCATTGAAGTATTATAAAAGAGATAGAGATGTGTCACTGGGGGATATCATCAGTTGGGGATTCTTGCCTCAAGTGAATGTGTATGCTATTCGGAGAGAATTTGGAGTGCAATACTTTGAGTACATTCAGGATATTATGACCttaccatggtgggatgtcgAAGAGTTGTCAAAGGTTAGAACTCTAGATTATCCAGTTCGAAAGCATGATGTACCCATCTGGGGTTTAATGAAGTTTGAAGCTTTCAGAGGTTTCAAACACTGGAAACCTCATTATCCAAAGAAAGTGAGGAGAGTGAATCCTGAAACTGGAAATGAAGAAACGATCTTGCATGTGAAGAAGCCTAGAGTTATAAAGAACATTCCAGTACCAAAGATGGAGCAAGACTTTCATAAGGGGTTCTTGTACTGGGTATACAGCTGTTTGTTGACTGAAGCTGTGATCACCTACAGAGCTGAGAATGAAATCAGACACATCTTTGTGTATGATCCTTTATGGTTGGTGAATTGCTCGGCGAAAGACattgaatgcttgtttgttaacAAAATTGGGTTTAAAGTCGAAGATAAAGATCAAGCCATGCAATTTCAGAAAGTTGTTTCTATCTGTTTCCAAAAAGGTATCAATGCTGATAGTAAATGGACGTCTAAGTGGAGAGAGATTGAGAAAGAGGAAGCGTTGAAAGCTGAGAAGAGAAGAAAGGCCCGTGAAGAAATAGATAACATGTTAAGACATACTGTTAATCAAAGAATGGCTGCTGAAGAAAAGAAaagagttgtcacaccccgaccgc gcacagATGTTACAAGAGTTGAAGAGAACGAGAAGCTTAGGAAGATGTTGCTGCGAAAGCCTAAGCAAAGGGAAGAGAAATTCAAGTCGCTGTGA